The window GAGCCCGGGTGAACGTGAATCAGCTTCTGCCGCGGGGTCGGAATGTCGAGCAGCGTGTAGGATGAGGACGGCATCTCCGACATGCGGCCGCCGATGAGCAGAATGACATCGGCGTTGTCGATGCGCGCCTTCAGGCCCGGGCTCGGGCCGATGCCGAGATCGCCGGCATAGTGCGAATGATCGGCGTCGATCAGCGACGCGCGGCGGAACGAGGTCGCGACCGGCAGGTCGAAGCGCTCGGCAAAGCGCGCGATGCTCCTGGTCGCCTCATCGGTCCAGCGCGAGCCGCCGAGAATGACGAGCGGCGCCTTGGCGCTCGCAAGCATGGCTCCAACGCGCTCGATATCGGCAGGCGCCGGCCAGCTCACCGCCGGCTCGATCCGCATGGCATCCGCAACGGCAGCAGTCTCGGTCAGCATGTTCTCGGGCAGCGAGATTACGACGGGACCGGGCCGGCCCTGCATGGCGACGCGGAAGGCGCGCGCGACCAGCTCCGGAATGCGGTCTGGACGATCGATCTCGACCGCCCATTTCGCCATGGTGCCGAACACCGCCTTGTAATCGAGCTCCTGAAACGCCTCGCGCTCGCGCATGCCGGTGTCGACCTGACCGACAAACAGGATCATCGGCGTGGAATCCTGCATCGCGATGTGGACGCCGTGGCTGGCGTTGGTGGCGCCGGGGCCGCGGGTGACGAAGCAGATTCCGGGGCGCCCGGTGAGCTTGCCATAGGCTTCCGCCATCATCGCGGCACCGCCCTCGGCGCGGCAGATCATGACGTCGATCGGGCTGTCATGCAGCGCGTCGAGCGCCGCAAGGTAGCTCTCGCCCGGCACGCAGGTGACGCGCTCGACGCCCTGCGCGACCAGCTGATCGATCAGGATCTGGCCCCCGGTGCGGGTGTTGCGAATGGTCATGACGGCTCCCTCAAGGCT of the Bradyrhizobium sp. WSM1417 genome contains:
- a CDS encoding thiamine pyrophosphate-binding protein, giving the protein MTIRNTRTGGQILIDQLVAQGVERVTCVPGESYLAALDALHDSPIDVMICRAEGGAAMMAEAYGKLTGRPGICFVTRGPGATNASHGVHIAMQDSTPMILFVGQVDTGMREREAFQELDYKAVFGTMAKWAVEIDRPDRIPELVARAFRVAMQGRPGPVVISLPENMLTETAAVADAMRIEPAVSWPAPADIERVGAMLASAKAPLVILGGSRWTDEATRSIARFAERFDLPVATSFRRASLIDADHSHYAGDLGIGPSPGLKARIDNADVILLIGGRMSEMPSSSYTLLDIPTPRQKLIHVHPGSEELGRIYQPELAIQATPAAFAAAVETLKPAGALAWKGEAAKAHADYLAWTDKARELPGTFQYGQVMTWLRDRLPKDAIVCNGAGNYAGWIHRHHRFHSFAAQLAPTSGSMGYGVPAAVLAKRQYPDRTVIAFAGDGCFLMNGQEFATAVQYDAALVVIVVDNAQYGTIRMHQERDYPGRVVGTQLKNPDFAMYAKAFGGHGERVERTEEFAPAFERALASGKPSILHCIIDPRAMSVSKDFAPAVKA